In Streptomyces nojiriensis, one genomic interval encodes:
- a CDS encoding WD40/YVTN/BNR-like repeat-containing protein — translation MCAAALAMGVLAAPAQADAAPAPDPAPVAQDLRGAGWALKDTGKDVRFRGLAAVGRSTAWVAGSKGTVLRTVDGGRSWRDVSPPGAVAEALEFRDIEAFDARRAVALSIGEGEASRVLRTEDGGATWTETFRNPDPRAFYDCLTFFDARHGLAMSDPVDGKFRILATDDGGRNWRVLPGEGMPEALPGEAGFAASGQCLVSSGPRDVWLATGGGARARVLHSADRGLTWRVAESTVPAGDPARGVFALAFRDRTRGLAVGGDYRTGQASPQAAAVSADGGRTWRQAATPPPAYRSGAAWFPYSGGTALAVGPTGTDVTTDGGRSWRSLDAGSFDTVDCAADTGCWAAGEKGRVARLERRR, via the coding sequence ATGTGCGCGGCAGCCCTGGCCATGGGGGTACTGGCCGCCCCCGCCCAGGCCGATGCGGCCCCGGCCCCCGACCCGGCCCCGGTGGCGCAGGACTTACGCGGCGCCGGCTGGGCACTGAAGGACACCGGGAAGGACGTACGCTTCCGCGGGCTCGCGGCGGTCGGCCGGTCCACGGCCTGGGTGGCCGGTTCCAAGGGGACCGTGCTGCGCACGGTGGACGGCGGCCGCAGCTGGCGTGACGTTTCGCCGCCCGGCGCGGTCGCGGAGGCCCTGGAGTTCCGCGACATCGAGGCCTTCGACGCGCGGCGCGCGGTGGCCCTGTCCATCGGCGAGGGCGAGGCCTCCAGGGTGCTGCGCACCGAGGACGGCGGAGCCACCTGGACCGAGACCTTCCGCAACCCCGACCCGCGCGCCTTCTACGACTGCCTCACCTTCTTCGACGCCCGGCACGGCCTGGCGATGAGCGATCCGGTGGACGGGAAGTTCCGCATCCTGGCCACCGACGACGGCGGCCGGAACTGGCGGGTCCTGCCGGGCGAGGGCATGCCCGAGGCGCTGCCGGGCGAGGCGGGCTTCGCCGCGAGCGGCCAGTGCCTGGTGAGCTCCGGCCCGCGCGACGTCTGGCTGGCCACCGGCGGCGGTGCCCGCGCCCGGGTGCTGCACTCCGCCGACCGCGGACTGACCTGGCGGGTCGCCGAATCCACCGTCCCCGCGGGCGATCCGGCACGCGGGGTCTTCGCCCTCGCCTTCCGGGACCGTACGAGGGGACTCGCGGTCGGCGGTGACTACCGCACCGGGCAGGCCTCCCCGCAGGCCGCGGCCGTGTCCGCCGACGGGGGACGCACCTGGCGCCAGGCGGCGACACCGCCGCCGGCCTACCGCTCGGGCGCGGCCTGGTTCCCGTACAGCGGGGGAACGGCCCTCGCCGTGGGGCCCACGGGCACCGATGTGACCACGGACGGGGGACGCAGCTGGCGGTCCCTGGACGCGGGATCCTTCGACACGGTCGACTGCGCGGCCGACACGGGATGCTGGGCGGCGGGGGAGAAGGGACGGGTGGCGCGGCTGGAACGGCGGCGCTGA
- a CDS encoding GNAT family N-acetyltransferase translates to MQPRPAVPADVPELIRLRAVALDALGIDPGPADAAWRQVARAWFLERVGERPDVHCLVVGGAPGEPLLATGMAWVTYHLPGPRWTDGRRGYLDGIVTDAPARGRGHGRRIVDALVAWLDGIGIHYVQLHASPDGEPVYRAAGFTAGRYPGMDLVTDPAPAAPASAPAPAS, encoded by the coding sequence ATGCAGCCCCGTCCCGCCGTTCCCGCCGACGTCCCCGAGCTCATACGCCTGCGCGCCGTCGCCCTCGACGCCCTCGGGATCGACCCCGGTCCCGCCGACGCCGCCTGGCGGCAGGTCGCCCGCGCCTGGTTCCTCGAACGCGTCGGCGAACGCCCCGACGTGCACTGCCTGGTCGTCGGCGGAGCTCCCGGCGAACCGCTGCTCGCCACCGGCATGGCCTGGGTCACCTACCACCTGCCCGGTCCCCGGTGGACCGACGGCCGGCGCGGCTACCTCGACGGGATCGTCACCGACGCGCCCGCCCGCGGGCGGGGCCACGGCCGCCGGATCGTCGACGCCCTGGTCGCCTGGCTCGACGGCATCGGCATCCACTACGTCCAGCTGCACGCGAGCCCCGACGGCGAGCCCGTCTACCGGGCGGCGGGCTTCACCGCCGGGCGCTACCCGGGCATGGACCTCGTCACCGACCCGGCGCCCGCGGCGCCCGCATCCGCTCCCGCTCCCGCGAGCTGA
- a CDS encoding YciI family protein: MFVMELTYTAPLESVEEQMDAHIAWLDGYYAAGVFLASGRKVPRDGGVILAGGVSRAEIERIAAEDPFAVAGVCAYSITEFIATKTSADLSTVRENPIT, encoded by the coding sequence ATGTTCGTCATGGAGCTCACCTACACCGCCCCCCTCGAGTCCGTCGAAGAGCAGATGGACGCTCACATCGCCTGGCTGGACGGCTACTACGCCGCCGGAGTCTTCCTCGCGTCGGGGCGCAAGGTCCCGCGCGACGGGGGCGTGATCCTGGCTGGCGGGGTGTCACGGGCCGAGATCGAGCGGATCGCGGCCGAGGACCCGTTCGCGGTGGCGGGCGTCTGCGCCTACTCCATCACCGAGTTCATCGCCACGAAGACCTCGGCGGACCTGTCGACGGTGCGGGAGAACCCGATCACGTAG
- a CDS encoding endonuclease V: MTSVKTPADEAEARAIQDELRHQVVLTEPGPPPGRGLVAGVDVAYDDARDLVAAAAVVLDAATLEVVEEATAVGHVSFPYVPGLLAFRELPTVLAALDSLKTEPGLVVCDGYGLAHPRGFGLACHLGVVTGLPAIGVAKNPFTFTYEEPGARRGDAAALLAADGAEVGRALRTQDGIKPVYVSVGHRVSLDNACAHALALSPRFRIPETTRHADSLCRRALREAS, encoded by the coding sequence ATGACGAGTGTGAAGACCCCCGCCGACGAGGCCGAGGCCCGGGCGATACAGGACGAACTACGCCATCAGGTCGTGCTCACCGAGCCCGGCCCGCCACCCGGCCGCGGCCTCGTCGCGGGAGTGGACGTCGCCTACGACGACGCGCGCGACCTGGTCGCCGCCGCGGCCGTGGTGCTCGACGCCGCCACCCTGGAGGTCGTCGAGGAGGCCACCGCCGTCGGGCACGTCAGCTTCCCCTACGTGCCCGGGCTGCTCGCCTTCCGCGAGCTGCCGACCGTACTGGCCGCCCTCGACTCCCTGAAGACCGAGCCCGGCCTCGTCGTCTGCGACGGCTACGGCCTCGCGCACCCCCGCGGCTTCGGACTCGCCTGCCACCTCGGGGTGGTCACCGGGCTCCCGGCCATCGGCGTCGCGAAGAACCCGTTCACCTTCACCTACGAGGAACCGGGCGCCCGGCGGGGCGACGCCGCCGCGCTGCTCGCGGCCGACGGGGCCGAGGTCGGGCGGGCGCTGCGCACGCAGGACGGGATCAAGCCGGTCTACGTCTCCGTCGGGCACCGGGTCTCGCTGGACAACGCCTGTGCGCACGCCCTGGCCCTGAGCCCGCGCTTCCGGATCCCCGAGACCACCCGCCACGCCGACTCCCTGTGCCGCAGGGCGCTGCGCGAGGCCTCCTGA
- a CDS encoding saccharopine dehydrogenase family protein, protein MNATVPHDRPERAYDVVLFGATGFVGALTAEYLAAHAPAGCRWALAGRDTAKLERLRERLASIDPACARLPLLRADAQDPAAVRELAASTRVLATTVGPYIWYGSELVAACAEAGTDYVDLTGEPEFVDRMYVEHDARARESGARIVHACGFDSIPADLGAYFTVRQLPQGVPLAVDGFMRSNAFFSGGTLASALTALSRGPQALAAAHARRLHEPRLLGRRARGPVGAPRFSRETGTWALPLPSLDPRIVARSAAALERYGPDFRYRHYASVKHLPVAVGGTAALGATVALAQVPPARRWLMNRWEPGRGPDAERRARSWFTVRFVGEGGGRRVLTEVAGGDPGYGETAKMLAESALCLAHDALPETAGQLTTAVAMGDALIARLQKAGITFRVADVR, encoded by the coding sequence ATGAACGCAACTGTCCCGCACGACCGGCCGGAACGCGCCTACGACGTCGTCCTGTTCGGCGCGACCGGGTTCGTGGGCGCGCTCACCGCCGAGTACCTCGCCGCGCACGCGCCCGCCGGCTGCCGGTGGGCCCTGGCCGGCCGGGACACCGCGAAGCTGGAGCGGCTGCGCGAACGGCTGGCCTCGATCGATCCGGCGTGCGCGCGGCTGCCGCTGCTGCGGGCCGACGCCCAGGACCCGGCGGCCGTGCGCGAGCTGGCCGCGTCCACCCGCGTGCTGGCCACGACGGTGGGCCCGTACATCTGGTACGGGTCGGAGCTCGTGGCCGCGTGCGCCGAGGCGGGCACGGACTACGTGGACCTCACCGGGGAGCCGGAGTTCGTGGACCGCATGTACGTCGAGCACGACGCGCGGGCCCGGGAGAGCGGGGCTCGGATCGTGCACGCCTGCGGATTCGACTCGATCCCGGCCGACCTCGGGGCGTACTTCACGGTCCGGCAGCTGCCGCAGGGGGTCCCGCTGGCGGTCGACGGGTTCATGCGGTCCAACGCCTTCTTCTCCGGCGGCACCCTGGCCTCCGCGCTGACCGCGCTGAGCCGCGGCCCCCAGGCCCTGGCCGCCGCGCACGCCCGCCGGCTGCACGAGCCCCGTCTGCTGGGACGGCGGGCCCGCGGGCCGGTGGGGGCGCCGCGGTTCAGCCGGGAGACCGGGACCTGGGCGCTGCCGCTGCCCTCGCTGGACCCGCGGATCGTGGCCCGGTCGGCGGCCGCGCTGGAGCGGTACGGCCCGGACTTCCGCTACCGGCACTACGCCTCCGTCAAGCACCTGCCCGTCGCGGTGGGCGGCACGGCGGCGCTGGGTGCGACGGTGGCCCTGGCGCAGGTGCCGCCGGCCCGGCGGTGGCTGATGAACCGCTGGGAGCCGGGCCGGGGACCGGACGCGGAACGCCGCGCGCGCAGTTGGTTCACCGTGCGGTTCGTGGGCGAGGGCGGCGGCCGGCGCGTGCTCACCGAGGTGGCGGGCGGCGACCCCGGCTACGGCGAGACCGCGAAGATGCTGGCCGAGTCGGCGCTCTGCCTGGCCCACGACGCCCTGCCGGAGACGGCCGGGCAGCTGACGACGGCCGTGGCGATGGGCGACGCACTGATCGCCCGCCTCCAGAAGGCGGGGATCACCTTCCGGGTGGCGGACGTCCGCTGA
- a CDS encoding CaiB/BaiF CoA transferase family protein: MAVTGNGHRDASRSGPLAGVRVVELAGIGPGPFAAMLLADLGADVVRVDRPGGGGLAVDPAYDITNRGKRSVLVDLKSADGPARVLDLVERADVLVEGFRPGVAERLGVGPAECHARNPKLVYGRMTGWGQDGPLAETAGHDIAYIAVTGALGMIGKPGEPPAVPANLVGDYAGGSLYLVVGVLAALHHARATGAGQVVDAAIVDGTAHLTAMIHGMMAAGGWQDRRGANLLDGGCPFYGTYETSDGGYMAVGALEQQFYDTFTELLGIGDRAPARKDPARWGELREAVAARFRTRTREEWTAVFEGTDACVAPVLSLREAPGHPHLAARGTFTDFGGIVQPAPAPRFSATPARVTSGPALPGADTESVAADWDVPALLPKEA; this comes from the coding sequence ATGGCAGTGACAGGGAACGGGCACCGGGACGCGAGCCGGTCCGGCCCGCTCGCCGGGGTGCGCGTCGTCGAACTGGCGGGCATCGGCCCCGGGCCGTTCGCCGCCATGCTCCTCGCCGACCTGGGCGCCGACGTCGTACGGGTGGACCGGCCCGGCGGCGGCGGGCTCGCGGTCGATCCGGCCTACGACATCACCAACCGCGGCAAACGGTCCGTCCTGGTCGACCTCAAGTCCGCCGACGGGCCCGCCCGCGTCCTGGACCTGGTCGAGCGGGCCGACGTGCTCGTCGAGGGGTTCCGGCCCGGGGTGGCCGAGCGCCTCGGCGTCGGACCGGCCGAGTGCCACGCCCGGAACCCGAAGCTCGTCTACGGCCGGATGACCGGCTGGGGCCAGGACGGCCCGCTCGCCGAGACCGCCGGGCACGACATCGCGTACATCGCCGTCACCGGCGCCCTCGGCATGATCGGGAAGCCGGGAGAGCCGCCGGCCGTCCCCGCCAACCTCGTCGGGGACTACGCGGGCGGCTCGCTCTACCTGGTCGTCGGGGTCCTCGCCGCCCTGCACCACGCCCGCGCCACCGGCGCCGGCCAGGTCGTCGACGCGGCCATCGTCGACGGCACCGCCCACCTCACCGCCATGATCCACGGAATGATGGCGGCGGGCGGCTGGCAGGACCGGCGCGGCGCCAACCTCCTCGACGGCGGCTGCCCCTTCTACGGCACCTACGAGACCTCCGACGGCGGGTACATGGCGGTCGGCGCGCTGGAGCAGCAGTTCTACGACACCTTCACGGAACTCCTCGGCATCGGGGACCGGGCCCCGGCCCGCAAGGACCCCGCCCGCTGGGGCGAGCTGCGCGAGGCCGTCGCCGCACGCTTCCGGACCCGTACGCGCGAGGAGTGGACGGCGGTCTTCGAGGGCACCGACGCGTGCGTGGCCCCGGTGCTGTCGCTGCGCGAGGCCCCCGGCCACCCCCACCTCGCCGCCCGCGGGACCTTCACCGACTTCGGCGGGATCGTCCAGCCCGCTCCCGCGCCGCGGTTCTCCGCGACCCCGGCCCGCGTGACCTCCGGACCCGCCCTGCCCGGCGCGGACACCGAGTCGGTGGCCGCCGACTGGGACGTACCGGCCCTGCTCCCGAAAGAGGCCTGA
- a CDS encoding LLM class F420-dependent oxidoreductase, with product MELSMMLDYAGDPRRAADEAAALESAGLDAVWVAEAWGFDSPTIMGYLAARTERLKIGSAIMNVYSRTPGLIAQTAAGLDALSGGRALLGLGASGPQVVEGWHGKPYDKPLGRTRETVELCRRIWRRETIDHHGITDMPLPPERGSGLGKPLKILTRPVRPAIPVYIASLGPANVRMTAEIADGWLPTLFVPEKAAEVWGGPLAEGTAKRSPELGPLQTVAGGLLAIGDDAAAARDLARPQIALYVGGMGAVGKNFYNDLAVAYGYGEEARRIQELYLAGRARDAAAAVPDEFCELMTLCGPEGYVRERVEAFREAGVTMLNVTPVGPDPAKLIETVKSWL from the coding sequence ATGGAACTGTCCATGATGCTCGACTACGCCGGGGACCCGCGCCGGGCCGCCGACGAGGCGGCCGCGCTGGAGTCCGCCGGCCTCGACGCCGTGTGGGTGGCCGAGGCCTGGGGCTTCGACTCCCCGACGATCATGGGCTATCTCGCCGCCCGCACCGAGCGGCTGAAGATCGGCTCGGCCATCATGAACGTCTACTCGCGCACCCCCGGCCTCATCGCCCAGACGGCCGCCGGCCTGGACGCGCTCTCGGGCGGCCGGGCGCTGCTCGGGCTCGGCGCCTCCGGCCCGCAGGTCGTCGAGGGCTGGCACGGGAAGCCGTACGACAAGCCGCTCGGGCGCACGCGCGAGACGGTCGAGCTGTGCCGGCGCATCTGGCGCCGCGAGACGATCGACCACCACGGCATCACCGACATGCCGCTGCCGCCGGAGCGGGGGAGCGGGCTCGGCAAGCCGCTGAAGATCCTCACCCGCCCGGTCCGCCCCGCGATCCCCGTCTACATCGCCTCGCTCGGCCCGGCCAACGTCCGGATGACCGCCGAGATCGCGGACGGCTGGCTGCCCACGCTCTTCGTCCCGGAGAAGGCCGCCGAGGTGTGGGGCGGCCCGCTCGCCGAGGGGACGGCCAAGCGGTCGCCGGAGCTCGGCCCGCTGCAGACCGTCGCGGGCGGACTGCTCGCCATCGGCGACGACGCGGCCGCCGCACGGGACCTCGCCCGCCCCCAGATCGCCCTGTACGTCGGCGGGATGGGCGCGGTCGGCAAGAACTTCTACAACGACCTGGCCGTCGCCTACGGGTACGGGGAAGAGGCCCGCCGGATCCAGGAGCTGTACCTCGCCGGGCGGGCGCGCGACGCCGCCGCCGCCGTCCCGGACGAGTTCTGCGAGCTGATGACGCTGTGCGGGCCCGAGGGCTACGTGCGCGAGCGCGTCGAGGCCTTCCGCGAGGCGGGCGTCACCATGCTCAACGTCACACCGGTCGGCCCCGACCCGGCCAAGCTGATCGAAACCGTCAAGAGCTGGCTCTAG
- a CDS encoding acyl-CoA dehydrogenase family protein, with amino-acid sequence MQRRIFDADHEAFRETVRTFLTKEVLPHYEQWEKDGIVSREAWQAAGRQGLLGLAVPEEYGGGGNPDFRYAAVIAEEFTRAGAPGLAIGLHNDIIGPYLTSLATEEQKRRWLPGFCSGETITAIAMTEPGAGSDLQGIRTTAEDHGDHWVLNGSKTFISNGILADLVIVVARTTPEGGAHGLSLLVVERGAEGFERGRNLDKIGQKSQDTAELFFNDVRVPKENLLGELNGAFVHLMTNLAQERMGIAMAGIAAAEHLLEITTQYVKEREAFGRPLAKLQHIRFEIAEMATEVAVTRTFLDRCITDHANGELDHVHASMAKWWATELQKRVADRCLQLHGGYGYMTEYRVARAFTDGRIQTIYGGTTEIMKEIIGRSLLG; translated from the coding sequence ATGCAACGACGCATCTTCGACGCCGACCACGAGGCGTTCCGCGAGACCGTACGCACCTTCCTCACCAAGGAGGTGCTGCCGCACTACGAGCAGTGGGAGAAGGACGGCATCGTCAGCCGCGAGGCCTGGCAGGCCGCCGGCCGGCAGGGGCTGCTGGGCCTGGCCGTCCCGGAGGAGTACGGCGGCGGCGGGAACCCCGACTTCCGCTACGCCGCCGTGATCGCCGAGGAGTTCACCCGCGCCGGCGCCCCGGGGCTGGCCATCGGCCTGCACAACGACATCATCGGGCCCTACCTGACCTCGCTCGCCACCGAGGAGCAGAAGCGCCGCTGGCTGCCCGGCTTCTGCTCCGGGGAGACCATCACCGCCATCGCGATGACCGAGCCGGGCGCGGGCTCCGACCTCCAGGGGATCCGGACCACCGCCGAGGACCACGGCGACCACTGGGTGCTCAACGGCTCCAAGACCTTCATCTCCAACGGCATCCTCGCCGACCTGGTGATCGTGGTCGCCAGGACCACCCCGGAGGGCGGGGCGCACGGGCTGTCGCTGCTGGTCGTCGAGCGCGGCGCGGAGGGCTTCGAGCGCGGCCGCAACCTCGACAAGATCGGCCAGAAGTCCCAGGACACCGCCGAGCTGTTCTTCAACGACGTCCGCGTCCCGAAGGAGAACCTGCTCGGCGAGCTGAACGGCGCATTCGTCCACCTGATGACCAATCTCGCGCAGGAGCGGATGGGCATCGCGATGGCCGGGATCGCCGCCGCCGAGCACCTGCTGGAGATCACCACCCAGTACGTGAAGGAGCGCGAGGCCTTCGGGCGTCCGCTGGCCAAGCTGCAGCACATCCGGTTCGAGATAGCGGAGATGGCCACCGAGGTCGCCGTCACCCGGACCTTCCTCGACCGCTGCATCACGGACCACGCGAACGGCGAACTGGACCACGTGCACGCCTCCATGGCCAAGTGGTGGGCCACCGAGCTGCAGAAGCGCGTCGCCGACCGGTGCCTGCAACTCCACGGCGGCTACGGCTACATGACCGAATACCGGGTCGCCCGGGCCTTCACCGACGGCCGCATCCAGACCATCTACGGCGGCACGACCGAGATCATGAAAGAGATCATCGGCCGTTCGCTGCTCGGCTGA